A region of Phalacrocorax carbo chromosome 7, bPhaCar2.1, whole genome shotgun sequence DNA encodes the following proteins:
- the SKOR1 gene encoding SKI family transcriptional corepressor 1 has product MEAIASQMGNGRDASSSPNSKQELQPYQGSNTLKPNQVGETSLYGVPIVSLVIDGQERLCLAQISNTLLKNYSYNEIHNRRVALGITCVQCTPVQLEILRRAGAMPISSRRCGMITKREAERLCKSFLGEHKPPKLPENFAFDVVHECAWGSRGSFIPARYNSSRAKCIKCSYCSMYFSPNKFIFHSHRTPDSKYTQPDAANFNSWRRHLKLSDKTATEELSHAWEDVKAMFNGGTRKRTFSLQGAAAGGPGAGSPAAKAALHPPPPAGPELAPAHKSLRCSGQEPAGERGALGLPAAHGGAAGGHGGAGAVRSYPVIPVPSKGFGMLQKLPPPLFPHPYGFPAAAFGLCPKKQEDALGGAGGGEAAGKGGALPPGMFWGPPHPHPHQPAQPPHQPGAAKDTGVYPSFPVFWPAAGSLPVPPYPAQSQAKAAATAVVVAAAAAAAAAAAEPPGLSGRHGELEGSEPSGSGRSSATPQEGAGAEGERCPSALSRAAGEEERSGDEALLPPLPLPRKGSYLSAFRPVVKDAESIAKLYGTREAYGGGAAPRGPGYLSPDFLSEGSSSYRSLSPGGDTAEEPEVDVESNRFPEDEEEDAAAAAPTEGREPPPPRLLAGTEEPPPAGADGAEEKEGEPAAEEGGQPPDGSPERSSSRGAYEVYAPERGEHLQPLKTTASLGAPAAYLCPPEAKEQDKEDNHSAAEDLETRKSYQDQRNVSHPSPVNTDRGEDGLGMEVAGTQLVEKDIENLARDELQKLVLEQMELRKKLERDFQSLKDNFQDQMKRELAYREEMVQQLQIVRDTLCNELDQERKARYAIQQKLKEAHDALHHFSCKMLTPRHCTGNCSFKPPLLPQ; this is encoded by the exons ATGGAGGCGATCGCCAGTCAGATGGGAAATGGGAGAGATGCAAGCTCCTCCCCAAATTCAAAGCAAGAGCTGCAGCCGTACCAGGGCTCCAATACCCTCAAGCCCAACCAAGTGGGTGAGACCTCTCTGTACGGCGTGCCCATCGTGTCCCTGGTCATCGACGGGCAGGAGCGGCTCTGCCTGGCGCAGATCTCCAACACGCTGCTCAAGAACTACAGCTACAATGAGATCCACAACCGGCGGGTGGCCCTGGGCATCACCTGCGTGCAGTGCACGCCGGTGCAGCTGGAGATCCTGCGGCGGGCCGGGGCCATGCCCATCTCCTCCCGCCGCTGCGGCATGATCACCAAGCGGGAGGCGGAGCGGCTCTGCAAGTCCTTCCTGGGCGAGCACAAGCCGCCCAAGCTGCCCGAGAACTTCGCCTTCGACGTGGTGCACGAGTGCGCCTGGGGCTCCCGGGGCAGCTTCATCCCGGCCCGCTACAACAGCTCCCGCGCCAAGTGCATCAAGTGCAGCTACTGCAGCATGTACTTCTCCCCCAACAAGTTCATCTTCCACTCCCACCGCACCCCGGACTCCAAGTACACCCAGCCCGACGCCGCCAACTTCAACTCCTGGCGCCGCCACCTCAAGCTCAGCGACAAGACGGCCACGGAGGAGCTGTCGCACGCCTGGGAGGATGTCAAGGCCATGTTCAACGGCGGCACCCGCAAGCGGACCTTCTCCCTGCAaggggcggccgccggcgggcCCGGCGCCGGTTCCCCCGCCGCCAAGGCCGCCTTgcacccgccgccgcccgccggccccgaGCTGGCCCCGGCGCACAAGAGCCTCCGCTGCAGCGGGCAGGAGCCGGCGGGCGAGCGCGGGGCGCTGGGGCTGCCGGCGGCGcacggcggggcggcgggcgggcacggcggggcgggcgcggtgCGCAGCTACCCGGTGATCCCGGTGCCCAGCAAAGGGTTCGGGATGCTGCAGAAGCTGCCGCCGCCGCTTTTCCCCCATCCCTACGGCTTCCCCGCCGCCGCTTTCGGACTCTGCCCCAAGAAGCAGGAGGACGCGCtgggcggcgcggggggcggcgagGCGGCGGGCAAGGGGGGCGCGCTGCCCCCCGGCATGTTTTGGGGACCCCCGCATCCCCACCCGCACCAACCGGCCCAGCCGCCCCACCAGCCCGGCGCTGCCAAGGACACCGGCGTCTACCCCTCCTTCCCCGTCTTCTGGCCGGCCGCCGGCAGCCTCCCGGTGCCGCCCTACCCGGCCCAGAGCCAGGCCAAGGCGGCGGCCACCGCcgtggtggtggcggcggcggcggctgcggcggcggcggcggccgagcCGCCCGGTTTGTCGGGCCGGCACGGCGAGCTGGAGGGCTCGGAGCCGTCGGGGAGCGGGAGGAGCAGCGCTACCCCCCAGGAGGGAGCCGGGGCGGAGGGCGAGCGCTGCCCCAGCGCCTTGTCGCGGGCGGCGGGCGAGGAGGAGCGCTCCGGGGACGAGGCGCTGCTCCCcccgctgcccctgcccaggaAGGGCAGCTACCTCTCCGCCTTCCGCCCGGTGGTGAAGGACGCCGAGAGCATCGCCAAGCTCTACGGCACCCGGGAGGCGtacggcggcggcgcggccccccgcggccccggctACCTCTCCCCGGACTTCCTCAGCGAGGGCAGCTCCAGCTACCGCTCGCTTTCcccggggggggacacggccgAGGAGCCCGAGGTCGACGTGGAGTCCAACCGCTTCCCggaggacgaggaggaggatgccgccgccgccgctcccacCGAGGGCCgggagcccccgccgccccggctgCTGGCCGGTACCGAggagccgccgcccgccggggccGACGGAGCGGAGGAGAAGGAGGGCGAGCCTGCGGCGGAGGAGGGCGGCCAGCCGCCCGACGGCAGCCCCGAgcggagcagcagcaggggcgCTTACGAG GTGTACGCGCCGGAGCGGGGGGAGCACCTGCAGCCGCTGAAGACCACCGCCTCCCTGGGAGCCCCGGCCGCCTACCTGTGCCCCCCCGAGGCTAAGG AGCAAGATAAAGAAGACAATCACTCCGCGGCAGAGGATTTAGAGACCAGAAAATCCTATCAGGACCAAAGGAATGTCTCGCATCCCAGCCCTGTAAATACCGACAGAG gaGAGGACGGCCTCGGCATGGAAGTCGCCGGGACGCAGCTGGTGGAAAAGGACATCGAAAATTTGGCCCGAG ACGAATTGCAAAAATTGGTCCTGGAGCAAATGGAGCTGAGAAAAAAACTGGAGAGGGATTTCCAGAGCCTGAAAG ATAATTTCCAGGACCAGATGAAGCGGGAGCTGGCGTACCGGGAGGAGATGGTGCAGCAGCTCCAGATCGTCCGAG ATACGCTTTGCAACGAGCTGGACCAGGAGAGGAAAGCGCGCTACGCCATCCAGCAGAAGTTGAAAG AGGCCCACGACGCGTTGCATCACTTCTCCTGCAAAATGCTGACCCCGCGGCACTGCACGGGGAACTGCTCCTTCAAGCCGCCGCTGCTGCCCCAGTga